A section of the Streptomyces xinghaiensis S187 genome encodes:
- a CDS encoding sensor histidine kinase, with protein MTLRGWHARLSLGISLLTALAFALPLAFFARQQAAERAQQTSERRAATLVTVLGATQRRSELAAAWRSSGDDALSTCVRLGGGVVGRCPAPAAYAERAAEQRRALWVRPPGREEVLLLPVSLPDGGTAVVESAVREEERSEGVLTAWLLLAGAVAALTLISVTGADRMARRLNRSATELARAAAAVGEGDFRGRVAVEGPVEVRRVGRAFNAMADRIDELMRAERELLADLSHRLRTPLTALRLEADLLAVPADSRLRAGLTALDREVTSLISTTRSGPARERLPGRASSDLPAVVGGRMEFWSALAEAQGRECRVWLGRGPLPVDLPADDLTAALDALLGNVFRHTPPGTGCGVQAGVLSGAPRLVVEDAGPGIESPALAAARGASEGGSSGLGLDIAAKAAEAAGGRLVVDRSPWGGARVTMVFGPVPDGGAVDASGNGHRWPGRSGHRNASGGPPRNAAGGGTGET; from the coding sequence ATGACGCTGCGAGGCTGGCACGCCCGGCTCTCCCTCGGCATCTCCCTGCTCACCGCCCTCGCCTTCGCGCTGCCGCTGGCGTTCTTCGCCCGCCAGCAGGCGGCCGAACGGGCGCAGCAGACCTCGGAACGGCGGGCGGCGACCCTGGTCACCGTCCTCGGCGCCACCCAGCGGCGGAGCGAACTCGCCGCCGCCTGGCGCAGCTCCGGCGACGACGCGCTGTCCACCTGCGTCCGCCTCGGCGGCGGCGTGGTGGGCCGCTGCCCCGCCCCGGCCGCGTACGCCGAGCGGGCGGCGGAGCAGCGGCGCGCCCTGTGGGTCCGGCCACCGGGCCGCGAGGAGGTCCTGCTGCTGCCGGTCTCCCTGCCGGACGGCGGGACGGCCGTGGTCGAGTCGGCGGTACGGGAGGAGGAACGCTCCGAGGGCGTGCTCACGGCCTGGCTGCTGCTCGCCGGGGCCGTGGCCGCGCTGACCCTGATCTCGGTGACCGGCGCCGACCGCATGGCGCGCCGGCTCAACCGCTCCGCCACGGAGCTGGCGCGGGCCGCCGCGGCGGTGGGCGAGGGGGATTTCCGCGGGCGTGTCGCGGTCGAGGGCCCGGTCGAGGTCCGGCGCGTGGGCCGGGCCTTCAACGCCATGGCCGACCGCATCGACGAACTGATGCGCGCCGAACGGGAGTTGCTGGCCGACCTCTCGCACCGGCTGCGCACACCGCTGACGGCCCTGCGGCTGGAGGCGGACCTGCTCGCCGTCCCCGCCGACTCCCGCCTCCGGGCCGGGCTGACGGCCCTGGACCGCGAGGTGACGAGCCTGATCAGCACCACCCGGAGCGGACCGGCCCGGGAGCGGCTGCCCGGCCGCGCGTCCAGCGACCTGCCCGCGGTGGTGGGCGGCCGGATGGAGTTCTGGTCGGCGCTGGCCGAGGCGCAGGGCCGGGAGTGCCGGGTGTGGCTGGGACGCGGCCCGCTGCCGGTGGACCTCCCCGCGGACGACCTGACCGCGGCGCTCGACGCGCTGCTGGGCAACGTCTTCCGGCACACGCCGCCGGGCACGGGCTGCGGGGTGCAGGCGGGTGTGCTGTCGGGCGCCCCCCGCCTCGTGGTGGAGGACGCCGGGCCGGGCATCGAGAGCCCGGCCCTCGCGGCGGCCCGCGGCGCGAGCGAGGGCGGGTCGAGCGGCCTGGGGCTGGACATCGCCGCCAAGGCGGCCGAGGCCGCCGGGGGACGCCTGGTCGTCGACCGGAGTCCGTGGGGCGGGGCCCGGGTCACGATGGTCTTCGGACCCGTACCGGACGGCGGGGCCGTGGACGCGAGCGGCAACGGCCACCGGTGGCCGGGGCGGAGCGGCCACCGGAACGCGAGCGGCGGCCCGCCCCGGAACGCGGCCGGCGGCGGCACGGGGGAGACCTGA
- a CDS encoding response regulator transcription factor: MPTVLVVEDDDLVRDVLTRSLTAAGYDVTAVGTAIELMRRITPPVPDLVVLDLGLPDLDGSQVLRMLRAVSRVPVIIATARNEDAEIVRLLRDGADDYLVKPFSSEQLAARVHAVLRRSGQAPPSRLQVGDLVLDLQARGVTLEGKTIELNRREFDLLAYMARRAGAVVTRRELLTEVWRGSDVYERTIDVHLFWLRRKLGETAAAPRYLHTVRGVGLRLEAPRS, encoded by the coding sequence ATGCCCACGGTACTGGTAGTCGAGGACGACGACCTCGTCCGTGACGTGCTCACCCGCTCCCTCACCGCCGCGGGCTACGACGTCACGGCGGTCGGCACCGCCATCGAGCTGATGCGCCGCATCACCCCGCCCGTTCCCGATCTCGTCGTGCTCGACCTCGGACTGCCCGATCTGGACGGCAGCCAGGTGCTGCGGATGCTGCGGGCCGTCAGCCGCGTCCCCGTCATCATCGCGACCGCGCGGAACGAGGACGCGGAGATCGTCCGGCTGCTGCGCGACGGCGCCGACGACTACCTGGTGAAACCGTTCTCCAGCGAGCAGCTGGCCGCCCGGGTGCACGCCGTGCTGCGGAGGTCCGGACAGGCCCCTCCCTCCCGGCTCCAGGTGGGCGACCTCGTCCTCGACCTCCAGGCGCGCGGCGTCACCCTGGAGGGGAAGACCATCGAACTGAACCGGCGCGAATTCGACCTGCTCGCCTACATGGCCCGGCGCGCGGGCGCGGTCGTCACCCGCCGCGAACTGCTGACCGAGGTCTGGCGCGGCAGCGACGTCTACGAACGCACCATCGACGTCCACCTCTTCTGGCTCCGCCGCAAGCTGGGGGAGACCGCCGCCGCCCCCCGCTACCTGCACACCGTGCGGGGCGTCGGACTCCGGCTCGAAGCGCCCCGGTCATGA
- a CDS encoding NADP-dependent isocitrate dehydrogenase, which yields MTDSTIIYTHTDEAPALATYSFLPVVEAYASKAGVTVESRDISLAGRIIAVFPEYLKEDQRIDDALAELGELARTPGANIIKLPNISASIPQLKAAVAELQEKGYALPAYPDDPKTDEEREIRARYDKVKGSAVNPVLREGNSDRRAPGSVKNYAKAHPHRMGAWSADSKTNVATMAENDFRSTEKSAVIAEDGSLRIELVGEDGSVTVLRESVPVLAGEVVDAAVLRAAALRSFLADQVNRAKAEGVLFSVHLKATMMKVSDPIIFGHVLRAFFPKTFAQYGPALAAAGLSPNDGLGAIYKGLDALPEGAKIKESFEAELADGPALAMVDSDRGISNLHVPSDVIVDASMPAMIRTSGHMWGPDGEEADTLAVIPDSSYAGVYQTVIDDCRANGAFDPSTMGSVANVGLMAQKAEEYGSHDKTFEIPVAGTVRAVDGKGGTVLEQSVAPGDIFRMCQTKDVPIRDWVKLAVTRARATGDPAVFWLDETRAHDRNLIEKVRAYLPEHDTEGLTIEIMSPVDATAYSLERTRRGENTISVTGNVLRDYLTDLFPILELGTSAKMLSVVPLINGGGLFETGAGGSAPKHVQQLVKENYLRWDSLGEFLALAVSFEHLAQTTDNPGAQVLADTLDRATATFLNEDKSPSRKIGGIDNRGSHFYLALYWAQELARQTDNAKLAEAFAPLAETLAAEERTIVDELAAVQGSPADIGGYYQPDPAKASAVMRPSKTLNQALASLS from the coding sequence GTGACTGACTCGACCATCATCTACACGCACACCGACGAGGCCCCGGCCCTGGCGACCTACTCGTTCCTGCCGGTGGTCGAGGCCTACGCCTCGAAGGCCGGGGTCACCGTGGAGAGCCGTGACATCTCCCTGGCGGGCCGGATCATCGCGGTCTTCCCGGAGTACCTCAAGGAGGACCAGCGGATCGACGACGCCCTCGCCGAGCTCGGCGAGCTGGCCAGGACCCCCGGTGCCAACATCATCAAGCTGCCGAACATCTCGGCCTCCATCCCGCAGCTGAAGGCCGCCGTCGCCGAGCTGCAGGAGAAGGGGTACGCGCTGCCGGCGTACCCGGACGACCCCAAGACCGACGAGGAGCGCGAGATCCGCGCCCGCTACGACAAGGTCAAGGGCAGCGCCGTCAACCCCGTCCTGCGCGAGGGTAACTCGGACCGCCGCGCGCCCGGCTCGGTCAAGAACTACGCCAAGGCGCACCCGCACCGCATGGGCGCCTGGTCGGCCGACTCGAAGACCAACGTCGCCACCATGGCCGAGAACGACTTCCGCTCGACCGAGAAGTCCGCCGTCATCGCCGAGGACGGCTCGCTCCGCATCGAGCTGGTGGGCGAGGACGGCTCCGTCACCGTCCTGCGCGAGTCCGTACCCGTACTGGCCGGCGAGGTCGTGGACGCGGCCGTGCTGCGCGCGGCGGCGCTGCGGTCCTTCCTCGCCGACCAGGTGAACCGGGCCAAGGCCGAGGGCGTGCTGTTCTCCGTGCACCTCAAGGCCACGATGATGAAGGTCTCCGACCCGATCATCTTCGGCCATGTGCTGCGCGCCTTCTTCCCGAAGACCTTCGCCCAGTACGGCCCGGCGCTGGCCGCGGCCGGCCTCAGCCCGAACGACGGCCTCGGCGCCATCTACAAGGGTCTCGACGCGCTGCCCGAGGGCGCGAAGATCAAGGAGTCCTTCGAGGCGGAGCTGGCCGACGGCCCGGCACTGGCCATGGTCGACTCCGACCGCGGCATCAGCAACCTGCACGTCCCGAGCGACGTCATCGTCGACGCCTCCATGCCGGCCATGATCCGCACCTCCGGTCACATGTGGGGCCCGGACGGCGAGGAGGCCGACACCCTCGCCGTCATCCCGGACAGCAGCTACGCGGGCGTCTACCAGACCGTCATCGACGACTGCCGCGCGAACGGCGCCTTCGACCCGTCCACGATGGGTTCGGTCGCCAACGTCGGCCTGATGGCGCAGAAGGCCGAGGAGTACGGCAGCCACGACAAGACCTTCGAGATCCCGGTGGCGGGCACCGTGCGCGCCGTGGACGGCAAGGGCGGGACGGTGCTGGAGCAGAGCGTCGCCCCCGGCGACATCTTCCGCATGTGCCAGACCAAGGACGTGCCGATCCGCGACTGGGTCAAGCTGGCCGTCACCCGCGCCCGTGCCACCGGCGACCCGGCCGTCTTCTGGCTGGACGAGACCCGCGCCCACGACCGCAACCTCATCGAGAAGGTCCGGGCCTACCTGCCCGAGCACGACACCGAGGGCCTGACCATCGAGATCATGTCCCCGGTCGACGCGACCGCGTACTCGCTGGAGCGCACCCGCCGCGGCGAGAACACCATCTCCGTGACCGGCAACGTCCTCCGCGACTACCTGACGGACCTCTTCCCGATCCTGGAGCTGGGCACCAGCGCCAAGATGCTCTCGGTCGTCCCGCTCATCAACGGCGGCGGGCTCTTCGAGACCGGCGCGGGCGGCTCGGCGCCCAAGCACGTCCAGCAGCTCGTCAAGGAGAACTACCTGCGCTGGGACAGCCTGGGCGAGTTCCTGGCCCTCGCGGTGAGCTTCGAGCACCTGGCGCAGACGACGGACAACCCGGGCGCCCAGGTGCTCGCCGACACCCTCGACCGCGCCACGGCCACGTTCCTCAACGAGGACAAGTCGCCCAGCCGCAAGATCGGCGGTATCGACAACCGCGGCAGCCACTTCTACCTGGCCCTGTACTGGGCCCAGGAGCTGGCGCGGCAGACCGACAACGCGAAGCTCGCGGAGGCCTTCGCGCCGCTCGCCGAGACGCTGGCCGCCGAGGAGCGGACGATCGTCGACGAGCTCGCCGCGGTGCAGGGCTCCCCGGCCGACATCGGCGGCTACTACCAGCCCGACCCGGCCAAGGCCTCGGCGGTCATGCGCCCGTCGAAGACCCTCAACCAGGCGCTGGCGAGCCTGAGCTGA
- a CDS encoding DUF6247 family protein, translating into MSTQPDHPRHDTARGDAEVEEPRIAQPASTPEELRAALAVIAPDALPTFDAERAAALQQSRDQVSAAPMRRFVGQWAVYVAVERHPERAARLRALEARAAEVGDFGRAREIAAEIGRILDEACAEAGIDHRQGAA; encoded by the coding sequence ATGAGCACGCAGCCCGACCACCCGCGGCACGACACCGCCCGCGGTGACGCGGAAGTGGAGGAGCCCCGCATCGCCCAGCCGGCGAGCACTCCGGAGGAGTTGCGTGCCGCCCTTGCGGTGATCGCCCCGGACGCCTTGCCGACCTTCGACGCCGAGCGTGCGGCGGCGTTGCAGCAATCCCGCGACCAGGTCAGCGCCGCACCCATGCGCCGCTTCGTCGGGCAGTGGGCGGTCTACGTGGCCGTGGAACGTCACCCCGAACGAGCCGCCCGTTTGCGCGCATTGGAGGCCCGTGCGGCTGAGGTCGGGGACTTCGGCCGGGCTCGCGAGATCGCGGCCGAGATCGGCCGCATCCTCGACGAAGCGTGCGCCGAGGCCGGTATCGACCACCGGCAGGGAGCGGCGTGA
- a CDS encoding Rho termination factor N-terminal domain-containing protein, producing the protein MPGKSGSKRERQYEHIKESAEERGASTGRAKELAGRTVNKKRAQAGEAKSSSGSGGSSRSAGSKSSGGSKTRDELYAEARKRGIEGRSSMNKQELARALGR; encoded by the coding sequence ATGCCGGGCAAGTCCGGGTCCAAGCGTGAGCGGCAGTACGAGCACATCAAGGAGAGCGCCGAGGAACGCGGCGCCTCCACCGGGCGGGCCAAGGAACTGGCGGGCCGCACGGTGAACAAGAAGCGGGCGCAGGCGGGGGAGGCCAAGTCGTCCAGCGGTTCCGGCGGCTCCAGCCGTTCCGCCGGTTCGAAGAGCTCCGGCGGCTCCAAGACGCGGGACGAGCTCTACGCGGAGGCCAGGAAGCGGGGCATCGAGGGGCGCTCCTCGATGAACAAGCAGGAACTCGCCCGGGCGCTCGGCCGCTGA
- a CDS encoding DUF397 domain-containing protein — protein sequence MTAEQRIQDDAELVWFKSSYSGGDGGECVEVAVEPATVHVRDSKNAQGARLSFGSAPWAAFVGFAAGR from the coding sequence ATGACAGCCGAACAGCGGATACAGGACGACGCAGAACTCGTCTGGTTCAAGAGCAGCTACAGCGGTGGCGACGGCGGAGAGTGCGTCGAGGTGGCCGTGGAGCCCGCCACCGTCCATGTCCGGGACTCCAAGAACGCGCAGGGGGCCCGCCTGTCGTTCGGCAGCGCCCCGTGGGCGGCCTTCGTGGGCTTCGCCGCCGGGCGCTGA
- a CDS encoding ABC transporter ATP-binding protein → MIEVRGLTKRYGEVLAVDDLTFTVRPGEVTGFLGPNGAGKSTTLRLILGLESADSGTATVDGRPHAAQPAPLRAVGALLDPGAVLPSRTAYHHLLALAAGNGIPRSRVDEVLDDVGLGNAGRRRAGSFSLGMRQRLGIAAALLGDPPVLIFDEPLNGLDPEGIVWIRHLMRRMAAEGRAVLMSSHLMSELELTTDHLVVVGRGRLIADMTMKAFIAAHSDREVLVRSPRTGSLRRALPAAATVREEGVDTLVVTGLDTAEIGALAAANDVELHELTSRRVSLEEAFMELTRDVQEYRAEREASR, encoded by the coding sequence ATGATCGAAGTTCGCGGACTGACCAAACGCTACGGCGAGGTCCTCGCCGTGGATGACCTGACGTTCACCGTCCGCCCCGGGGAGGTCACCGGGTTTTTGGGACCCAACGGCGCGGGGAAGTCGACCACGCTGCGTCTGATCCTGGGTCTGGAATCCGCCGATTCGGGGACTGCCACGGTGGACGGCCGTCCCCACGCCGCGCAGCCCGCGCCCTTGAGGGCGGTCGGCGCGCTGCTGGACCCGGGGGCGGTGCTGCCGAGCCGCACCGCGTACCACCACCTGCTGGCCCTCGCGGCGGGCAACGGGATCCCGCGCAGCCGGGTGGACGAGGTGCTGGACGACGTCGGCCTGGGGAACGCGGGCCGGCGCAGGGCCGGGTCCTTCTCGCTGGGGATGCGGCAACGGCTGGGGATCGCCGCGGCGCTGCTGGGCGATCCACCGGTTCTGATCTTCGACGAGCCCCTCAACGGCCTCGACCCGGAGGGCATCGTGTGGATCCGTCACCTCATGCGCCGGATGGCCGCCGAAGGCCGCGCCGTGCTGATGTCGAGCCATCTGATGAGCGAGCTGGAGCTGACCACGGACCATCTCGTCGTCGTCGGACGCGGCCGCCTGATCGCGGACATGACGATGAAGGCCTTCATCGCAGCGCACTCCGACCGCGAGGTGCTGGTCCGCAGCCCCCGGACCGGATCGCTGCGCCGGGCGCTGCCCGCTGCCGCGACGGTGCGCGAGGAGGGTGTGGACACCCTGGTCGTAACCGGTCTGGACACGGCGGAGATCGGAGCGCTGGCCGCGGCGAACGATGTGGAGCTGCACGAGCTGACGAGCCGCCGGGTCTCGCTGGAAGAGGCGTTCATGGAGCTGACCCGCGATGTGCAGGAGTACCGGGCGGAGAGGGAGGCGAGCCGATGA